GTGTGATCGTCAATGTCGATATTGGCGGAGGAACAGCGAATGCAGCCTACTTCCAACGTGGCCGAGCGATTGCAACGGTTACATTCCACGTCGGAGGAAGACTGATCCGTCTCAGTCCGCAGGGTGTCGTTCAATACGTGTCGCCGAACATTCAACAATGGCTGTCGGCAAAAGGATTGCGTATCCAAGTCGGACAGGAAATCGGATTCGCGCAGCTCACAGAGGTTGCTGAACAGCTGGGACGCAGCATGCTCGATTATTTGACGGGGAAAGAGCGCCAAGTATCAGGCTTGCTCGTAGTGGGACCGCATTTGCGCGATTCCATCCCGGTTGACGAATTGACTGTCTCAGGCGGTGTGGGTCTCCTCATGAGCGGACCTCCCGTCCAAAATATTTCGGATGCGAGCCGATACGGCGATTTTGGCCCGCTGCTTGGATATGTACTCCAGCAGGAGCGCGAAAAAGGGACGTATCCGGTACAGTGGCTAGACCCGGATCAAACGGTACGGGCAACAGTAATTGGCGCAGGGATGCAGAGTACGGAGATTAGTGGTTCAACCGTGCATATCAAGCCGGAGCTGTTGCCGATCAAAAATATTCCGATTCTCAAGCTGGAGCTTACCGAGGAACAATTGGCAGATGCCACACGACTGCGACAAGAAGTGGCTGCTATCTACCAACTGGGTGAGCGTCTGTTTGAAAAAACGACAGGGATTCCTTTCGCACTCGCGATCTCCGGCATCGGGTACTGCTCGTACGCTTTGCTGCAGATGCTGTCCCAGGAGCTGTCGGAGCAATACCGGGCAACTTTCCCCGAGAGTCAAACGATGGTCGTGATCTGTGAAACAGATATGGCGAAAGCGCTCGGGCAGGCCTTGGCGCTGCGCTGCAAAGGGGCACCGGAAATCATTTGCATCGATCAGGTGCGTGTGGAATACGGCGATTACATTGATCTCGGTGAGCCAATCTCGGGAACGATCATTCCCGTCGTTGTCAAAACACTCGCGTTTGATGAAAGGCCGTAACGTAAGAAGGGGTGGACGTGATGAACACGAAAACGACTGTGCTTGGACAGACCTATCAATTTCGCGATTTGAAAGAAGTTTTCGCGAAGGCTAATGAAGATAAATCAGGCGACCAGTTGGCTGGTCTCGCCGCTGCTGATTCCCGGGAACGTGTAGCTGCCAAGCAAGTTTTGGCGGATCTGACGCTTGCGGATATCCGTAACAATCCGATGGTTCCGGCAGAAGAAGACGAAGTATCCCGTGTGATCGAAGAAGGCATCAACGAAAAAATTTATAGCGAAATCAAAAACTGGAGTGTAGCAGAACTCCGCGAGTACATTTTGAGCCATCAAGCAGGCGATAATGAACTCAAGCGAATCAGCCGCGGCTTGTCCAGTGAGATGATTGCAGCGACTGCCAAGCTCATGAGCAACCTGGACTTGATTACGGCTGCGTCCAAGATTAAAGTTGTGACGCATGCCAACACCGCAATCGGTCAAAAGGGCATATTGGCTTCTCGTGTACAGCCGAACCATCCATCCGATAACGTACAAGGTATCAAGGCATCCCTGTACGAAGGATTGAGCTACGGAATCGGCGATGCGGTTATCGGGATCAACCCGGTTATCGATACAGCGGACAGCGTGAAGGATATTTTGAACATGACCAAAGACGTGATGACCAAGTTTGATATCCCGACGCAAAACTGCGTATTGGCTCACGTATCTACGCAAATGCGTGCCATCCGTAATGGGGCACCAGCAGACTTGATTTTCCAAAGCTTGGCGGGTAGTGAAAAAGGCAACAATGCATTCGGTATTGATGTAGCGCTGTTAGATGAAGCAGACGAGCTGATGCGCAAAGAGGGTACTTCCTATGGACCGAACTTCTGGTACTTCGAGACAGGTCAAGGCTCTGAGCTGTCTTCCGAGGCGCATCACGGCATGGACCAGGTAACGATGGAAGCGCGCTGCTACGGTTTGGCTCGCAAATACAATCCGTTTATCGTGAACACGGTAGTTGGATTCATCGGACCTGAGTATTTGTACGACAGCCGTCAAGTAATCCGCGCAGGCTTGGAAGACCATTACATGGGCAAAATGCACGGTTTGCCGATGGGCTGTGACGTATGCTACACGAACCACATGAAGGTCGATCAGAACGATATGGACAATCTCGGTATCTTGCTCTCGTCGGCAGGCGTTAACTTCGTCATCGGGGTAGCTATGGCTGACGATGTCATGCTCAACTATCAATCGACGAGCTTCCATGATATTGCCGCGTTCCGTGAAGTGATGGGACTGCGACCTGCTCCTGATTTTGAAAAATGGCTGGAGAAAATGGGCATCATGGAAAACGGTAGGCTGACTGCAAAAGCAGGCGATCCGACAATCTTCATGTAAGATCAGGAGGTGAAAGACGATGGAACAACAATTAGATTTCTTGGTAGATAAAGTTGTAGCAGAGCTGCAAAAGAAGCTGGGTGAGGCCACAGAACCAGCTCCGTCACCAAAAGCAGAGACAGGCACAGGCTTGATCCAACTGAGATCGGAACCAAAGGCTGAGCCAGTATCGAGCGCGACGACCGCTCCGACGCAAGCGCCAGCGGTGAATGAGCACCTCGCTCCATCAGCAGAACCTGAGAGAACATCACATGTACCGAATCCGAAGTACAAGGAAGGCTTGGATGAACTGCTGTCCAGCACGCCAGCGCGCATCGGAGTTTGGCGTGCAGGTGTGAGACCTTTGACCAAAACGATGCTCGAATTGCGTCGCGACCATGCTGCGGCTGTAGATGCTGTATACGGTGAAGTCAGTCAAGCGGTGCTCGATCAGTTCTCCCTGTTCACAGTGGAAACACAGTACGACAACACCGAAAACTATTTGAAGCGCCCAGACATGGGGCGTATCCTTACAGACGAAGGCGTGCGCTTGTTGCAAGAGCGCTGCCAAAAGAAACCACAGGTACAAATCGTCGTTTCAGACGGCTTGAGTGCTGCTGCGGTTGACGCAAACCTGAAAGACGTGCTTCCATCCCTGATGGACTCTCTGAAAAGCTATGGACTGACCTGCGGCACCCCGTTCTTTGTCCAAGGCGGACGCGTAGCCAGTATGGATCACGTCGGCGAGATTTTGGAGCCAGAAGTATTGGTGCTCCTGATCGGGGAGCGTCCAGGATTGGTTACGGCGCATTCCATGAGTGCATACATGTGCTACCGTCCACGCAAAGGTATGGTAGAATCAGAGCGTACAGTGATCTCGAATATTCATCGTCAAGGTACATCTCCGGTTGAGGCGGGTGCCCACATCGGGACCATTCTCTCCAAAATGCTGGAGCAAAAAGCAAGTGGTGTAAAACTAGTCTTGTAACATGACGAGGAGGATTCAGCATGACATTTCGCAGAAAAAAAGTAGCCGTCATCGGTAGTGGTTTTACAGGAGCGACAACTGCGTTCATCATGGCGCAAAAAGAGCTGGCTGACATCGTTTTGGTCGATATCCCTCAATTGGAAAACCCAACGAAGGGGAAAGCACTCGACATGATGGAGGCTTCTCCTGTTCTCGGCTTCGATGCTAGCATTACAGGTACTTCTGACTACAAAGACATCGAAGGCTCCGATATCGTAATCATCACAGCAGGGATTGCCCGCAAGCCAGGCATGTCCCGCGACGACTTGGTAGCAACGAATGCAGCCATCATGCGCTCTGTTGCTGAGCAAGTGAAAACATACGCACCAAACTCCATCGTACTCATCCTGTCCAACCCGGTAGATGCGATGACCTATACATTCTACAAAACGTCCGGCTTCCCGAAACACCGCGTTATCGGTCAATCCGGCGTGCTGGATACAGCTCGTTTCCGTACGTTCGTAGCGATGGAACTGAATGTATCTGTAAATGACGTAACAGGCTTCGTATTGGGTGGTCACGGTGACGACATGGTACCACTCTTGCGTTACTCCTACGCTGGTGGCATCCCACTCGAAAAATTGATCCCACAAGATCGTCTGGATGCTATCGTTGAGCGTACACGCAAAGGCGGCGGCGAGATCGTAGCTCTCTTGGGTAACGGTTCTGCTTACTATGCACCTGCGGCAGCTCTGGTAGAAATGGCAGAAGCGATCTTGAAAGACCAGAAGCGCATCCTGCCATCTATCGCTTTACTCCAAGGCGAGTATGGCTACAACGATATCTACCTGGGTGTACCAACACTCTTGGGTGGAAACGGTATCGAGCAAGTCATCGAGTTGGATCTGACTGCTGCTGAGAAAGCAGCCTTGGATAAATCCGCAGACTCCGTTCGTGCGGTTATGAAAGTAGCTATGCCATAAGCACGGGTTTAAAATGAAAGCTTCGCCAGATGTTTTGGCGGAGCTTTTTTTTCAATGTGGATAGAGTAGCTGTAGTGGTGGGGAAGAAGCGGATTTCCAGTCTACGCTTCGGCCTACGCCCTGCTGAGGGCGGGAACTGTTCGCTCCGAAATAAATAGCGGGAGCGCTTCAAAAGTAGAGTTTCGAGGATGTTTTTTCAGAGGTTGAAGCTGAAAACACCCGCTATTTATTTCGGAGCTGGGTAGGGCTCCAGAGGCGCTAGGACTGGAAATCCGCTTCTTCCTACGAGGCTGTATTCCCTTGAACGATTCAAGAAGAAGTAAATGTCACGGAGTGCAAACACCTGTAAGACATTGGAGGAATTGTGCGAAAAGTGACGAACTAGTTTAAAGAAATATGAAGAATTGTAAAGATGAATCTTCCAAAAAAATATATTTTATTGTAAAATAAAGGAAAAAATTAGGAGATGATTCTTTATGGGGGGGCTGCAAGGGACAATGCACTGGTCGCTGCGGTCAGAGATTGAAAGACACCGTAGAGAGTGCGGCTATACCTTGAGTAAATTAGGTGAATTAACGGGCATCAACCATGGGAGTTTGAGCGAGATTCTGAACGGAAATCCACCGCGGGCTATGACCATTGGTCAATTGGATGCGCTAGCGGCGGTGTTTGGTCGCGAGCCAGGTTGGTTGTACGAATTGTATACGGAAGAATGCATAACAGAGGGACGAATATCGCGCCCTCGGTTGATACCTTATTTAGTTCGATGCGCGGAGGTTGGGCGGAAGGATTGTATAGACGAGGTTGTTCCTAAATTGTTGGAGAATCCAAAGAATATCTCGACCCTTTTTGCCGTAGCAGAACAGCTATACGAGGAAGGGAAACAGAAACAGTCAGTACCTTTCTATGAATACGTGATTGAAAACGAAAAAGATAGTTACTCTAACCAATTTGTGATGAGTCAGTACAGACTTTTTCGAGTAGTAGTGCAAGGTACGAATTCTGAAGAAAATTGGAAGGCTGTCATTCGATTTGATCCGTATCGAAGACGCCTACCCGAAAATAACCAGTTAGATGCACTACTACAATTAGCAAATGTTTGTTATACTATCCACAAATGGAGAGAAATGGATAAATACGCCGATGAATTAAGGGAATTGGCTACTATTATCTATGAGGATGAGTTGCGTAGACGAAGAAGCAACAAGGCCAGTGAAATGCTTTCAACTGAACGTCATTTGGTTGTGTACTATGGACAAGCATTTCTCATTAAAAGTATAGCATTAGAAAAACAGGAGTTGTACGAAGAAGCGAAGCGATATGTTGATGGATACGCTGATTTAAGCTGGTTTGAATTCTTGGACGAAATTGGTCAAATCGAAATGCAGAAATTTCGATCATGGGCGACAGCGAATTTGTACACGCTGAACATACTTATGGGGAATAGTGATGTCATCCCTGATTATATTCATTTCCTTTCTGATCATCCGAAAGAGGTCCTTTCAGGTTTAGTAACGATTGTGAGTGCTGCCAATCAATACGGTTTTTCGATCGATTCGATATTTGAGCAGTTTGCAGAACATATTGATCGTTTTGAGGATCGTCAGGACGCTATCGGCATGAGCGAACATATGCAGTTTCGGAATGAAATGGCGATTTACTTGTTTAAAAGAGGGAAGTATGCAGAGGGGCTTAATGAAACGCTTCGATGCCTTAGCCTGTCTGATACCATGAAAGATTACGATAGCTTCAAAAAATGTACAGCGCTGTTTTGGACGCATCTGCAATATGCGTCTGATCAACAGAAAGGCAAGTATCAAACTATCCTTACGAAAGGAGCTGTATAGTGATGAAGGGGATTTTACTCTCACTTGCTCTCGTTTTGGGTTTGGGTGTCAATGGTGTAAGTGAACCAGCAAAGATAGGAAACGATGTAGTAGTCACTAATTATGGTCATGGAATAGGTGGCTAAATAGATCGTACCCAGGAAACATCCCATCGATGGGATGTTTTTTTCTATTCTATTTTTCTTAGTCGGTGAATTTCTGCACATCCCTGTATAGTAATTATATGTAATAAATTGTAAAAGAGAGGGGGCGTTGGATATTACTGCTATCGCAAATATTTTAGATAGGGATGTTTCTTTTCACCCTGGAAACTCCCCCAAAAAAGGCACAGCATCAGCCCCTAAAAGTAAGTGTACGATCCGGGGCATGGTAAAGGAAATCGGTTGCCACTTAGAGTTGGATAATAGAATCGATCAGCTACGACGGGAAATGATGGAGTTGGCGGGAAATTACGGTCTCTCACATGATAAAGTTTTGGCTGTGAGCCAACAATTGGATAAATATATTGTCATTGCACAAAACAGGCTAAAAACGGAAAAGTAAGTCCTTCGCACACCTCAAGGCCCCCAAACCCTTTCATTAACCTCTATCGCTGTATTTACCGACTCTAGATAAATCTGAGTCAAAGTTCCGAGCTGGATGACGAATTGATAGAAAGGTCATGTAGTGCATTTTGAAAAACTACAAAAATTGTAAAATCGGTAAAAGATAGAAAGGAAGATCCTTATAGGGGGCTGCAAGGGACAATGCATCGGTCGCTACGGTCAGAAATTGAAAAATGTCGGAGAAAGCACGGTTATACATTAAGCAAATTGGGTGAAATAACTGGCATTAACCCCGGGAGTTTGAGTGAGATTCTCAATGGGAATCCGCCGCGTGCAATCACCATTGGTCAGTTAGACGCGCTAGCCAAGGTGTTTGGTCACGATCCGGGTTGGTTGTATGAATTATACCCGGAAGAATGTATATCAGAGGGGAGAATATCGCGCCCCCGATTAATACCATACTTGATTCGATGCGTGGAGGTTGGGCGAAAGGATTGCATAGAAGCTACTGTCCCCAAAATGATGGAGAATCCGAAAAACATCTCGATTCTGTTTGCTCTTGCAGAACAGCTATATAAGAAAGGGCAACTGAAAGAGTCAGTGCCCTTTTATGAATATGTTATCGAGAATGAGAAAGATAGCTATTCTGAGCACTTCGTGATGAGCCAGTATCGGTTATTTCGTGCGGTACTGGGGACAAATGCGGAAGAAAATTGGGAGAATGTGATTCGGTTTTCTCCGTATCGCAATCGGCTTCCAGAAAACTACCAACTCGATGCCTTATTCCAATTAGCACGGGTTTGTTTTGCTTTGCAAAAGTGGAACAAATCAGGGGAGTACGGTGACGAGTTACGGCTTCTTACAGAAACTGTTCACATGCATGAATTGGACAGGTTGAAAAGAAACAAAAAAGGGGAACCCCTGAAACCAGAGCGTCCTCTTGTCTATTATTACGGAATGGGACATTTATATAAAGGTGCAGCACTGGAAATGCAAGGAATGTATGAAGAGGCGAAGCAGTATGTGCAAGTTTACGCTGATTTAGGATGGTTTGAATTACTTGATGAAGACGGACGTAAAGAGGTAGAGAGATTCAAAGTATGGGCAAAGGCGAACTCCTATACACTGGAGGTATTATCTGGGAATACAGACGTCTTAGAAGAGTATGTAGACTATCTTGAAAGTCTGCCCGCCAATGAAATTCTTGCCGGTATGATTTCTATTATGAAATCAGCTAATACCCACCATTTTTGTGTAGATGATATATTGGATCGCTTTTCTTCGCAAATTGCTAGTTTCGATCAATTTACAGAAGCAATAGGATTAGATCGACACCTCCAGTTTCGGTATCAGACAGCCATTTATGAGTTTGGTAAAGGGCGGATCGAGAGAGGGATTGAAGAAAGTATATATTACCTTTCTCTCGCCGATTTGATGAATCGACATGACGAGGCTCTTACATACATAGCATTGTTTGGATGGTTAGGGAATATGAATAAGCGAATAGCTAACCAAAACAATTAGGTAACTAGTATCCGTCAACGTTCTTGTAAATATAGCGTAGAAGGTTTTGGCTGTAAGCCAGACGAAAGTATAATCCTTTATGGGGGGGCTGCAAGAGACAATGCATCGGTCGCTGCGGTCAGAAATCGAACAAAATCGGAAAAAGCATGGCTACACATTAAGCAAGCTGGGTGAATTAACTGGCATTAACCCAGGTAGCTTGAGTGAGATTCTCAATGGAGATCCGCCGCGTGCAATCACCATTGGTCAGTTAGACGCGCTAGCCAAGGTGTTTGGTTACGATTCGGGTTGGTTGTATGAATTATACACGGAAGAATGCATATTAGAGGGGAGAATATCGCGCCCCCGATTAATACCATACTTGATTCGATGCGTGGAGGTTGGGCGAAAGGATTGCATAGAAGCTACTGTCCCCAAAATGATGGAGAATCCGAAAAACATCATGATTCTTTTTGCCCTTGCAGAGCAGCTATATGAGAAAGGGCAAATGAAAGAATCGGTGCGCTTTTATGAATATGTGATTCAGAATGAAAAAGATAGCTACTCTGACCACTTTGTGATGAGTCAGTATCAGTTATTTCGTGTTGTACTTGGGACAAATGCAGAAGAAAATTGGGAGAATGTCATTCGGTTTTCTCCTTACCGAAACCGCCTTCCTGAAAACTACCAACTTGACGCCTTATACCAATTGGCGAAGATCTGTTTCGCTTTGCAAAAGTGGGAGAGATCAGAGCAGTACGGTGACGAATTAAGGCTTCTGGCAGACACTGTTTACAGGCATGAATTGGACAGGATGAAAAGAAACAAAAAAGACGAATCTCTGAAAACGGAGCGTCATCTTGTCTATTATTATGGATTGGGCCATTTATATAAGAGCGTTTCACTTGAAATGCAAGGACTGTATGAAGAGGCGAAGAAGTATGTGCAAGTTTACGCTGATTTAGGATGGTTTGAATTACTTGATGAGGAAGGACGTAAAGAGGTAGAAAGATTCAAGGTATGGGCAAAGGCGAACTCCTACACATTGGAGGTGTTGTCTGGCAATGCTAGCATCATTGAAGAGTATGCTGACTATCTCGATAGTCTTCCCACCAATGAAGTTCTTGCCGGTTTAAATGCCATTATGAAATCCGCTAACACCTACCATTTTTGCGTGGATGAGATTTTAGAGCGTTTTGCCTCCCGCATTGCTAGTTTTGATCAATTTACAGAAGCAATTGGATTGGATCGACATCTTCGGTTTCGATATCAGATGGCTTTATATGAGTTCGGTAAGGGAAGGACAGAGAGAGGAATTGAAGAAACGATATATTGCCTTTCTCTAGCGGATTTGACGAATCGACACGACGAGACCCTTACATACATAGCACTGTTTGGATGGTTAGGGAATATGAATAAGCGAATAGGTAACCAAAACAGATTAGGCGGCTAGTATACTGTTAGGTCATTGTAAATATATCGTAGATTGATGAAACATCCTTTGGCAGGATGTTTTTTTATTCCATTTTTTGCAGTAGGTAAAAATCTGCATAACAACTTATGGTCAATTATGTAATAAATCTCAAAATAAGGTGGTTGGGATAATGATGTTCGATAAAGCAATAGAAAACTAAGAGCATCTATAAAAAGAGGAACCACAGGTGCCACTATAAGCAAGTGTATAATCCGGTGGTAAAGGAAGGAGGGTGAGTCTTATAGCAGCAATTGCATTTAAAAAGGGCGTTCCACCCCTTCGACAGGTTAAAGGAACGCCCGCAGGAGGAGCAGTTACAGCTTCTATAAGTAAATGTATCACGCTACCTCTAGATCGGGAAGGAGTAACCTATCACATTGTGGAACAATTGCGCGGACAAATGGTGCAATTGTATTTAGATTAAGCCAGCAGTTGGATCAGTACATTTAAGGAGATAGTAAAATTACTGTTTGGATTTGGATAAAATTACCGACTGTCAGGTTTGTCAAATGCGAGGTAACGAAACTGACTAGCAGATGAGCAAGAAATCAAAAAACAAGCTTTGCGAATTGTCCATTTCAAGTAAGAAAGTTGTGAATGTGTTACCTCAAAGGGTTGTCGTCACTGATAGTAACAACTGATAAGGCGGTTGGAATTTGAGGTGTGATCGGCATGGTGAACATCGAAAGACTTTCAGATGAAATATCAAAAAAATAAGAAAATAGGAGTTGGAAAAGTTATGATCTCAACATTAAATCGGCTCACACGCTTTCTATTATTAGTTCTAGTTGTAACAATTTTTGCGAGTACGCCACAGGTGGCAGATGCTAGGATCTGCGCAATAGCTCCTTCCAACATGATGATGCAGGATAATAAAGACACTGCATGGAATAATGTTCAACCAACTGCAGAATGCGATCCCAAACCTGCCAGCCCGGTAAAGTTAGATGACAAATACTTGAAGAAAAACAATGTGGATGCTCACAAATTGAAGAAGGCTAATGTGCCGAAGGGTGCTAATATTTCCCATTATGATATATATGAAGACAAATATGATGACTATCTTTGGTTAGGAAAAAAGAAACAAGGAAGGAATGAATGGATACAGTTGTTTTTTGACATTATCGATGCCGCTGACATGTTCCCTTTGAGTAGAAATATAACTGAACATTAGACTTAAAACGGAGGTGATGGTGATTATGGATGTGACACTAACCACCGAGGACAATGAAGAAACATGTATAAGTGCAGAATTTTGGTGTTTGGCAGAAGATCAGTTTGATACCCAGATATTATCAGAAGAGCTGTGTCTGATCCCAACATCGACAAGAAAAAAAGGGGAATTAACTCAAAGGAAAATACCTGCTCCTGATACGAGTTGGGAAATTTCAACATCATATGAGGCCTCACTCGATATCAACAACCAGCTTCTCCCGCTCCTTCGTATGCTAGACGGGAAACAAAAAATTTTAAAAGATTTAAAACAAGAACATAATCTCATCTATGGAATCGAATTCTTCATCTATGCGTACGAGAGACAAATCCCTCGAATGAAGCTGACACAAGAAACGATCCAATTTATGAGTGAGATCGGAGGAGTGGCGATGATAAACATCATCATCTATCCTGACGATCTGCCTCCAAACTTGGAACTCAAAGCTCCCCAAGGTACAAGTATCAAGGTAGCCTTCCTGGTCAAAGGAGCTGACACGCAACCGAATTTGAACCCACAACTTCTTCAAGTTTCCCCACACGCATCTTGGATACAAGGGGAACAGACGTCGGATGGGGCAGTATGGTATCTCGAAACGTTAGAGGAAGAAACAGATGATACAGAGGAATTACTGCTGGCAATGATAAACACGTTGAAAGAGGAAAAAGAGTCACTTATCAGTCAGAAGGAAGAACAAAACCTGTCATATGAAATCGTCGTGTACGCTCATGTCAGAAATCGGCAAGAGCCTGCGATCACTGCAAAAGAAAACGTCTTCTCATTTTTGCATGAGATCGGAGCTACGCTTGAATTCGTATTGTTCTACGCGGCAGAAGAAAATCGGTATGAAGACGACGGATTGATATAAGAGACAAAGATCTCTTGATGTCCAATTTTATGAAGTAAACTGGAAGAGAAGATAACTGATATTACAATGGAAATCGGGGGCTTAGGTGCTCCCTATTTCAATGCAATACTATTCATTCCTCGTTTTTGTGATTTTTCTTCATATCACGAAAGTATATAACTTCATCGAGAGCAGACTCAGCCCACTCGATTTCGCCATAGTCGTTGGTATGGGGGGTTTTTGGCTATTACTTAAATGTTGTGAATACTTATCGGGTGTATTGGAAAAGGTATGTATCAAATTCAAAATGAAAGTATGGCAATTGTATGTGTTCGCATTGATCTTGTATTTTTTATTTTAGTTTCTTATGTACCATACTTTGATCAAACGAAAGTGTGAACAGATTCCCCACGCTCGAAAGTATCTTCTACCCTTGAGACTGGAATGTATTTTTCTGCCTGACTAACTAACTCCTTCGTCTTAGGGTATCAAACCAGCCTGCAGACATGGTGCTCGCGAAAAGGGAGAGGAAAATAATTGAAGAAGGGATTTTATAAAACACTACGAACTAACTTCGATCCCCCCTCAATACTTCACTTGGGATGAAGTCGCCATCCATCAAATGATCCCGCTAAATACTATGAATCGAATAATATGAATAACCTGATTCCTCTCCTTAAACATAATGCAGCCAGAGATTTAATAGTCTAGGGGTACATCCACATGCCCATCAAGCTAAGAACCACCTGTCTGAAAAATTAGTCCATAAAAAAAGAGGCGGTTCTCCCGCCTCTTCTCTTTTACTTGTGTACCCCAGTTGACTCTGTTTTACTACCATTCCGTTTCTGTTTTGTGTTCAATCACTTGCACTACTTTTGGTTCAACTGCTTTCATCATTTCTTTCAGTGCTTTCTCGGTGATCGCTACTCCATCCCCTTGAAGTTGTCCTCTAGCCTGTGTTTCTGCAATCACATCAATCACCTGTTGTTTCGAGACATTTTTAGATGCTGCAATCTCCACAACAGTTTTACCTTTTGCTAATTCTTGTTTTAATTCTGTCGGGCTGATTTTTAGTAAAGCAAACAGTTTTTCATCGTTTAAAAAGTTATCAGCCGTATAATCAGGCTTACCATTTCTAGAGAATAGGCCTTCTACTTTAATGTTTGAAGGTGTATCAGAAGGTGTATCAGCTGTAGGAATACC
The window above is part of the Brevibacillus antibioticus genome. Proteins encoded here:
- a CDS encoding helix-turn-helix domain-containing protein; its protein translation is MGGLQETMHRSLRSEIEQNRKKHGYTLSKLGELTGINPGSLSEILNGDPPRAITIGQLDALAKVFGYDSGWLYELYTEECILEGRISRPRLIPYLIRCVEVGRKDCIEATVPKMMENPKNIMILFALAEQLYEKGQMKESVRFYEYVIQNEKDSYSDHFVMSQYQLFRVVLGTNAEENWENVIRFSPYRNRLPENYQLDALYQLAKICFALQKWERSEQYGDELRLLADTVYRHELDRMKRNKKDESLKTERHLVYYYGLGHLYKSVSLEMQGLYEEAKKYVQVYADLGWFELLDEEGRKEVERFKVWAKANSYTLEVLSGNASIIEEYADYLDSLPTNEVLAGLNAIMKSANTYHFCVDEILERFASRIASFDQFTEAIGLDRHLRFRYQMALYEFGKGRTERGIEETIYCLSLADLTNRHDETLTYIALFGWLGNMNKRIGNQNRLGG
- a CDS encoding DUF4279 domain-containing protein, with the protein product MDVTLTTEDNEETCISAEFWCLAEDQFDTQILSEELCLIPTSTRKKGELTQRKIPAPDTSWEISTSYEASLDINNQLLPLLRMLDGKQKILKDLKQEHNLIYGIEFFIYAYERQIPRMKLTQETIQFMSEIGGVAMINIIIYPDDLPPNLELKAPQGTSIKVAFLVKGADTQPNLNPQLLQVSPHASWIQGEQTSDGAVWYLETLEEETDDTEELLLAMINTLKEEKESLISQKEEQNLSYEIVVYAHVRNRQEPAITAKENVFSFLHEIGATLEFVLFYAAEENRYEDDGLI